A section of the Acidobacteriota bacterium genome encodes:
- a CDS encoding DUF3857 and transglutaminase domain-containing protein, which yields MPVWPVLSLFPRFIFTGCQQSFSRNLSKSSAKFSKAMMALLVVIGMSHAPNAWAGVGFQPVVPDELKATSEPLAPGAHAILLFHEVDRDDNSRTSHEDNYFRIKILTEEGRKYADIEIPFVKESEGITGLHARTIKPDGSIVNFEGKVFEKTIVKAKGVKYLAKTFTLPDVQVGGIIEYFYTDDLRENALFDSHWILSDELFTKKAQFSLKPYVGSFDNPFQLRWTWHLLPVGSEVKEGPDHIVRMEASNIPAFQTEDFMPPENEMKSRVDFIYRDSYAETQQDKFWKQVGKKRNDYLESFIGKRKAMEAAISQIVAPSDTPEVKLHKIYDKVQTIRNTSYELKKTEQEEKRAKEKSIDNVEDLWKRGYGDGGQLTWLFLALARAAGFEAYGCWVSDRRQYFFASQTMEAEKLNSNVVLVKVNGKDVYFDPGAAFTPYGMVMWAETGTPGLRLDKDGGTWIKTTLPQSAESTIVRTAKLKLADTGDLQGKVTFTFTGLVAMQHRLANRNSDEVERKKFLEEDLKGQISSGVEVELTNKPDWASSSAPLVAEFDLKIPGWVSSAGKRAILPVGLFTAYEKRIFEHANRVHPIYFEYPYQKSDDVTIELPAGWQVSSVPKPQMQDGHVIVYDLKVEDNKNAVHLTRKLNVDFMILDAKYYGALRSFFQSVRTGDEEQIVLQPGTASASN from the coding sequence TCCGCAAAATTCTCCAAAGCCATGATGGCGCTGCTGGTAGTGATAGGGATGAGTCATGCTCCGAATGCATGGGCGGGTGTTGGATTCCAGCCGGTCGTTCCCGACGAGCTCAAGGCCACCAGTGAACCTCTTGCGCCCGGAGCGCACGCGATCCTCTTGTTTCACGAAGTGGATCGCGATGACAACAGCCGCACCAGTCACGAAGACAACTATTTCCGCATCAAGATTTTGACCGAAGAAGGTCGCAAGTACGCCGATATCGAAATTCCATTTGTAAAGGAAAGTGAAGGCATCACTGGCCTTCACGCCCGCACGATCAAGCCCGACGGCTCCATCGTGAACTTCGAAGGCAAGGTATTCGAAAAGACGATCGTCAAGGCCAAAGGCGTGAAGTATCTGGCAAAGACTTTTACGCTACCAGATGTGCAAGTGGGCGGAATCATCGAGTACTTCTACACCGACGATCTGCGGGAAAATGCCCTCTTCGACTCTCATTGGATATTGAGTGACGAGCTCTTCACAAAGAAAGCGCAGTTTTCTCTGAAGCCATACGTCGGCAGCTTTGACAACCCTTTTCAGCTGCGGTGGACCTGGCACCTCCTGCCGGTTGGCTCGGAAGTGAAAGAGGGCCCGGACCATATCGTGCGCATGGAAGCAAGTAACATTCCCGCGTTTCAGACCGAAGACTTCATGCCCCCGGAAAACGAGATGAAGTCTCGCGTGGATTTTATCTATCGAGACAGTTATGCGGAGACGCAGCAGGATAAGTTCTGGAAACAGGTTGGGAAGAAGCGGAATGATTATCTGGAGAGCTTTATTGGGAAGCGCAAGGCGATGGAAGCAGCCATCTCTCAGATCGTTGCGCCCAGTGACACGCCAGAAGTGAAGCTGCATAAGATCTACGACAAGGTCCAGACGATCCGAAACACCTCCTACGAACTGAAGAAGACTGAGCAAGAGGAAAAGCGTGCCAAGGAAAAATCCATCGACAACGTGGAAGATCTCTGGAAACGGGGATACGGCGATGGTGGTCAACTGACCTGGCTGTTTCTCGCGCTGGCTCGAGCGGCTGGCTTTGAAGCCTACGGATGTTGGGTCTCCGATCGGCGGCAATATTTTTTCGCTTCCCAGACCATGGAAGCCGAGAAGTTGAATTCGAACGTGGTGCTGGTCAAGGTGAATGGTAAAGACGTTTATTTCGATCCGGGAGCGGCTTTCACACCCTACGGCATGGTCATGTGGGCTGAGACCGGGACACCCGGGCTCCGTTTGGATAAAGATGGTGGTACCTGGATCAAGACCACGCTTCCGCAGAGTGCGGAGTCCACAATCGTGCGCACCGCAAAATTAAAGCTTGCCGATACTGGCGATTTGCAAGGAAAGGTTACGTTCACTTTCACGGGGCTGGTAGCGATGCAGCACCGCCTGGCAAACCGTAACTCCGACGAAGTGGAGCGCAAGAAGTTTTTGGAAGAGGACCTCAAGGGCCAGATTTCATCAGGCGTCGAGGTCGAGTTGACCAACAAGCCGGACTGGGCCAGTTCTTCGGCTCCATTGGTAGCCGAGTTCGATTTGAAAATTCCTGGCTGGGTTTCGAGTGCGGGTAAGCGAGCTATCCTTCCGGTGGGCCTCTTTACGGCCTACGAGAAACGGATATTTGAACACGCCAACCGTGTCCATCCCATTTATTTCGAATATCCCTACCAAAAATCAGACGACGTCACGATCGAACTTCCGGCTGGATGGCAGGTTAGCAGCGTGCCTAAGCCCCAGATGCAGGATGGCCATGTCATTGTTTACGACTTGAAAGTCGAGGACAACAAGAACGCCGTACATTTGACACGGAAATTGAATGTCGACTTCATGATTCTAGATGCGAAGTACTACGGGGCGCTACGCAGTTTCTTCCAAAGTGTGAGGACCGGAGATGAAGAGCAGATTGTGTTGCAGCCGGGTACAGCGTCCGCCAGCAACTAG